The sequence GTGGGAGGGGTCCTCGCCGGGGCGTGGTACTTCCTGTCCAGAGTGTACAATCCCGTTGCGAGGCCCGAGGCGCACAACGGGCAGGCGGTGGCACCAAGGATCAACGTGCTCGTGATGGGGCTCGACGGCGGTGTCAACGGACCCACCAGAAGCGGCACTCCTGTGCACACCTCAAGGACCGACACCATGATGGTGCTGAGCTTGGACCCCGAGCTCAGATCGGCAGGCATCCTGTCCATCCCCAGGGACACCAGGGTAAAGATGTCCGGCAAGAGCGGGTACGACAAGATCACCCATGCCCACGTTTACGGTGGCCCCAAGCTGGCACTGGAAACGGTGCAGGGGCTTATCGGCGAGCCCATCCCGTATTACGTGCGAATCAACTTCGCCGGTTTCGTCAAGCTCATCGACATGATCGGCGGGGTCGAAATGACCATAGACCACAACATGGACTACGACGACCCGTATCAAAACCTGCACATCCACCTGAAAGCCGGCAAGCAGGTGCTCGACGGTGAGAAGTCCCTGCAATTCGTCAGGTACAGGCAGTACCCGCAGGGTGACATAGACAGGGTAAAGGCCCAGCAGAAGTTCCTCAGCGCACTCATGAAATCGTTTTTCGATATGAATACCCTGTGGAAGCTGCCCAGCATTGCGCGCGAGGCCGCCAACCACGTCGACACGAACATCGAGCCTGCCCTGGTGCTCACCCTGGCGAACGCCGCGCGGCAACTCGGCCGCGAGGACGTCAAAATGGATGTAATACCGGGTCAACCAGCCGACATCTCCGACGCGACCGGCGTCGCGATAAGCTACTGGGTGGCCGACCAGCATGCCCTCAAGAAGATGGTCGACCTCCTCATCAGGGGTATCGATCGCGACGCCAACTCGAAGGTCAGGGTCGAGGTCGTGAATGGCACGGGAACGGCCGGCATGGGCGAAAAGGCGGCCAAGAACCTGCGAGACCTCGGCTACCTGGTCACGGTGACTAACGCCGAAAAGCCGAACAAGGGGCCGACGCGCGTGATTGGCGCGGCCGCCAACAGCAACGCGGTGAAAGGGATATGCCGGGAGGTAGCCAAGTTTGCCCCACAGGCCACCATATACAATCGCGCGCCCGGAGAGAACGTGGATGTATCTATCCTGCTTGGAGTAGACTGCAACTTGAAATAGGTTTCGAATAGCATGCGGGGAGGTGCGACCGGTTGGAGCCAGTGGCCTTGGCCAGGCTCGCGTACGAGGCGGCGGTTGAGAGAAAGGCCCACGACGTTCAGGTCCTCGATGTCAGCAACATGACCACGGTTGCGGATTACTTCGTCATTGCAAGCGCCCCCAACAAGCCCCATGTGGAAGCGATCGCCGGCAACGTCATGGAAAAGCTCGAGAAAGCGGGTGTGAGAGCCCACCACGTTGAGGGCAGGGGACCTGCCGCCTGGTTGCTGCTCGATTACGGCTCAGTCATCGTCCACGTGTTCCACGAAGACATGAGGGCATTCTACAACCTCGAGCGTCTGTGGGGTGACGCTAAATCACCGGACCTTGACTTGGCGTCACCCGTTTCATATAATTGATTATGCCTTCGCGCTGCTCGACTGCGGCAAGACGACGGGGCCGCGCGCGGCGCATCGAATACCGGATAGTCGATGAAGGGGAGCAGTAGGCCGGAGGCAACGACAAGAGAGCCCGCGGGTGGTGAGAGCGGGACGTTGAGCCGCCGAACTCGCCCCGGAGCAGCGAGGCGAAAGTATGAACGAGTAGCCGAGCCGTGGCGCGCGTTAAGCGAACGACAAGGGTAAGTTTGAGTGGGGCTGTAGCTCAGCTGGGAGAGCGCTTGAATGGCATTCAAGAGGTCGTGGGTTCGATCCCCATCAGCTCCACCACTTTATGAACGGCTTACCGAATGAGGGTGGTACCGCGAGAGAAGCCTCTCGCCCCTTGGGGCGGGGGGCTTTTGCGCAGCTTCAGGGACTGTAAGGGGGGTCCGCATTGGACAGGTACGATCCGGCGGCAATCGAGAAGCACTGGCAGGGAGAGTGGGCAAAGCGGGAGCTCTATAAGGTCACCGAGGATGCCGCCAGGCCCAAGTACTACTGCCTCGAGATGTTCCCATATCCTTCGGGGAACCTCCACATGGGCCACGTCCGGAACTACGCGATCGGGGACGTGGTCGCGCGGTTCCACAGGATGAACGGGTATAACGTCATCCATCCGATGGGTTTCGACGCGTTCGGCTTGCCGGCGGAGAACGCCGCCATCAAGCGCGGCATTCACCCCGCGACCTGGACCCTGAACAACATCGCCCTCATGAAGAGCGACCTGGCCATGCTCGGCACCAGTTACGACTGGGACAGGGAGGTCATCACGTGCCTGCCGGACTACTACAGATGGACGCAGTGGCTGTTCCTCCTGATGTACAAGCGCGGGCTGGCATACAGGAAGATGGCCGCCGTGAACTGGTGCCCTGACTGCAAGACCGTGCTCGCGAACGAGCAGGCGGAGACCGGCAAGTGCTGGCGCTGCGGAACACCCGTCACGAAGAAAGAACTCGAGCAGTGGTTTTTCAGGATAACCGATTACGCGGACCGGCTGATCGACGACCTCAAACTCCTCGACGGGTGGCCCGAGAGGGTCAGGACAATGCAGGAGAACTGGATAGGAAGGAGCGAGGGCGTCCGCGTGGACTTCCGGATCGAGGGTTCCGGCGACGCCCTCCCCGTGTTCACCACGCGGCACGACACGATCTACGGCGTTACCTACATGGTGCTGGCGCCCGAGCACCCGCTCGTGGCGAAGCTCGCGGCAGGCACCGTGTACGAGGAGCCGGTCAAGCGTTTCGTGGAGAGCCTGCTCACGGTGTCGGAGATCGAGCGCACGTCAACCGAGACAGAGAAGATAGGCCTTTTCACCGGGGCCTACGCCATAAACCCGCTGAACGGCGAGAAGCTCCCGATATGGATAGCCAACTACGTCCTGATGGAATACGGCACCGGCGCGGTGATGGGCGTGCCCGCGCACGACCAAAGGGACCTCGAGTTCGCGCGCAAGTACTCGTTGCCGGTCAGGATCGTGATCCAGAACGAAGCCGGCACGCTTACGGAGGACCGCCTGGCGGAGGCTTATGTAGGTTCGGGGCCGATGGTCAACTCCGGGCCGTTCAACGGGCTGCCGAACGAAGACGGCAAGAAGCGCATCGCCGATTTCGTCGAGCAGAACGGCCTCGGCAAGAGGCAGGTCAACTATCGCCTCAGGGACTGGTTGATCTCGCGCCAGAGGTACTGGGGCGCCCCGATCCCGATGATCTACTGTGACAAGTGCGGGGTCGTCCCGGTCCCCGAGGACCAGTTGCCGGTGATGCTGCCCGAGAACGTGGAGTTCGCTGCGGGCCGCCTGTCCCCGCTGTCGTCATCGGAGGAGTTCATCAGCACCACCTGCCCGTCGTGCAGGGGAAAGGCGCGCCGCGAGACGGACACCATGGACACGTTCATGTGCAGCTCGTGGTATTACTTCAGGTACACTTCCGCGAAGGAAACGAAGCTGCCGTTCGACCCCGCCGCGGTGCGGTACTGGCTGCCCGTCGACCAGTACATCGGCGGTATCGAGCACGCCGTCATGCACCTCCTTTACTCGAGGTTCTTCACGAAGGTGCTGTACGACGCGGGCCTCGTGCACGTGGTGGAGCCGTTCACGAACCTCCTGACCCAGGGCATGGTGCTGAAGGACGGAGCGGTGATGTCGAAATCGAAGGGGAACGTAGTCGACCCGGGGGAGCTTGTAAGTAAGTACGGCGCCGATACCGCGAGGGTGTTCATCCTGTTCGCGGCCCCGCCCGAGAAAGAGCTCGAGTGGAGCGACAGGGGTGTCGAGGGGTCGTACCGGTTCCTCAACAGGGTATGGAGGCTGGTGCTGGGCATCGCTGGCGGGACCGGCGAGGACGGGTGTGACGCGGACGCAGCGGCTGACGAGGTCGCGACTGGGGCGACCGTTACGCCGGCAGCGGGCGAGCAGGTCCACCGCAACCTCCGGCGGCTCACCCACACGACTATCAAGAGGGTGACCAACGATATCCGTGGGCGGTTCAGCTTTAACACCGCCATCAGCGCTCTGATGGAGATGGTCAACGGACTGTACCGCTACCGCGACGAGGTGCCGGAGGATTCGCAGGACGCCGAGGCGTTGCGAGAGGCCGTCGACAGCCTGGTGCTCATGATGGCCCCGTTCACCCCGCACCTTGCGGAAGAGATGTGGCGGCGGCTCGGGCATCCAGGCAGCGTCCACCTGCAAGGGTGGCCACGGTACGACGAGGCC is a genomic window of Bacillota bacterium containing:
- a CDS encoding LCP family protein, which encodes MRTEGVLQPATTRQKKKKLNVKRTAAVAALLLVFFVGGVLAGAWYFLSRVYNPVARPEAHNGQAVAPRINVLVMGLDGGVNGPTRSGTPVHTSRTDTMMVLSLDPELRSAGILSIPRDTRVKMSGKSGYDKITHAHVYGGPKLALETVQGLIGEPIPYYVRINFAGFVKLIDMIGGVEMTIDHNMDYDDPYQNLHIHLKAGKQVLDGEKSLQFVRYRQYPQGDIDRVKAQQKFLSALMKSFFDMNTLWKLPSIAREAANHVDTNIEPALVLTLANAARQLGREDVKMDVIPGQPADISDATGVAISYWVADQHALKKMVDLLIRGIDRDANSKVRVEVVNGTGTAGMGEKAAKNLRDLGYLVTVTNAEKPNKGPTRVIGAAANSNAVKGICREVAKFAPQATIYNRAPGENVDVSILLGVDCNLK
- the rsfS gene encoding ribosome silencing factor, giving the protein MEPVALARLAYEAAVERKAHDVQVLDVSNMTTVADYFVIASAPNKPHVEAIAGNVMEKLEKAGVRAHHVEGRGPAAWLLLDYGSVIVHVFHEDMRAFYNLERLWGDAKSPDLDLASPVSYN
- a CDS encoding leucine--tRNA ligase, whose protein sequence is MDRYDPAAIEKHWQGEWAKRELYKVTEDAARPKYYCLEMFPYPSGNLHMGHVRNYAIGDVVARFHRMNGYNVIHPMGFDAFGLPAENAAIKRGIHPATWTLNNIALMKSDLAMLGTSYDWDREVITCLPDYYRWTQWLFLLMYKRGLAYRKMAAVNWCPDCKTVLANEQAETGKCWRCGTPVTKKELEQWFFRITDYADRLIDDLKLLDGWPERVRTMQENWIGRSEGVRVDFRIEGSGDALPVFTTRHDTIYGVTYMVLAPEHPLVAKLAAGTVYEEPVKRFVESLLTVSEIERTSTETEKIGLFTGAYAINPLNGEKLPIWIANYVLMEYGTGAVMGVPAHDQRDLEFARKYSLPVRIVIQNEAGTLTEDRLAEAYVGSGPMVNSGPFNGLPNEDGKKRIADFVEQNGLGKRQVNYRLRDWLISRQRYWGAPIPMIYCDKCGVVPVPEDQLPVMLPENVEFAAGRLSPLSSSEEFISTTCPSCRGKARRETDTMDTFMCSSWYYFRYTSAKETKLPFDPAAVRYWLPVDQYIGGIEHAVMHLLYSRFFTKVLYDAGLVHVVEPFTNLLTQGMVLKDGAVMSKSKGNVVDPGELVSKYGADTARVFILFAAPPEKELEWSDRGVEGSYRFLNRVWRLVLGIAGGTGEDGCDADAAADEVATGATVTPAAGEQVHRNLRRLTHTTIKRVTNDIRGRFSFNTAISALMEMVNGLYRYRDEVPEDSQDAEALREAVDSLVLMMAPFTPHLAEEMWRRLGHPGSVHLQGWPRYDEAAIKAEQVTVVVQVNGKVRDRIQVYAGAAPAEVEAVALDSERVRRFIEGKRVDRVVTVPGKLVSIVTRD